A single Streptomyces sp. Edi2 DNA region contains:
- a CDS encoding DUF6879 family protein: protein MATAESTFEELFRSAQHCAWHFEARDAYALDEAYQEWAAGNHFDPAERWPWWIDLVSASVARGVEVRRARVVSEPVSAYIRYEHALTGGHNVKAGESVRWLPRRQASSLLLPGNDCWVFDRSSVLFNHFDGDGEMTGEELVTDPGVVHACVSAFEAIWERATPHEEYRPV from the coding sequence GTGGCGACGGCGGAGTCGACGTTTGAGGAGCTGTTCCGGTCAGCCCAGCACTGCGCGTGGCACTTCGAGGCCAGGGACGCATACGCGCTGGACGAGGCGTACCAGGAGTGGGCTGCCGGAAACCACTTCGACCCCGCCGAGCGATGGCCGTGGTGGATCGATCTTGTCTCGGCCTCGGTGGCACGTGGCGTGGAGGTACGCCGAGCGCGGGTCGTCTCGGAACCCGTTTCCGCCTACATCCGGTACGAGCACGCGCTCACCGGTGGACACAACGTCAAGGCCGGAGAGTCGGTGCGCTGGCTCCCCCGTCGGCAAGCCTCATCGTTGCTGTTGCCGGGCAACGACTGCTGGGTCTTCGACCGTTCGTCGGTGCTTTTCAACCACTTCGACGGTGACGGGGAGATGACCGGTGAAGAGCTGGTGACCGACCCCGGTGTGGTCCACGCCTGTGTATCCGCGTTTGAAGCGATCTGGGAACGGGCGACTCCTCACGAGGAGTACCGGCCGGTCTGA
- a CDS encoding PadR family transcriptional regulator: protein MTSTFRRSPLALAVLGLLEAGPLHPYGIQRLIKQWGKDQVVNVGQRAGLYRTIARLEDAGLIAVGSTERDERYPERTTYRLTDAGRAAARQWMAEILSTPRNEYPEFPAALSFLPVLTPEATQDLLHQRRDRLARRLAELEAELGAGSGAGAGAEAGAAVGAERDAARRAEHDRKRAREAAERRALPRVSLVESEYLRAVTQAELTWVDGILAALDDGSFTWNREELDRIAATARDNT, encoded by the coding sequence GTGACCTCGACATTCCGCCGCTCCCCGCTGGCCCTGGCGGTCCTCGGCCTGCTGGAGGCCGGCCCGCTGCACCCCTACGGCATCCAGCGCCTGATCAAGCAGTGGGGCAAGGACCAGGTCGTCAACGTCGGTCAGCGCGCCGGCCTGTACCGCACGATCGCCCGCCTGGAAGACGCCGGGCTGATCGCCGTCGGCAGCACCGAGCGCGACGAGCGTTACCCCGAACGCACCACCTACCGCCTCACCGACGCCGGGCGGGCGGCCGCCCGCCAGTGGATGGCCGAGATCCTGTCGACGCCCCGCAACGAGTACCCGGAGTTCCCCGCCGCGCTGTCCTTCCTGCCGGTGCTCACCCCCGAGGCCACCCAGGACCTGCTGCACCAGCGGCGCGACCGCCTCGCCCGTCGCCTGGCCGAACTCGAGGCCGAACTGGGCGCCGGATCCGGTGCCGGTGCCGGTGCCGAAGCCGGAGCCGCAGTCGGTGCCGAGCGCGACGCCGCACGCCGTGCCGAACACGACCGTAAAAGAGCCCGGGAAGCAGCCGAGCGGCGCGCCCTTCCTCGGGTGTCCCTGGTCGAGAGTGAGTACCTGCGCGCGGTCACCCAGGCCGAACTGACATGGGTGGACGGCATCCTCGCCGCACTGGACGACGGCTCGTTCACCTGGAACCGCGAAGAACTCGACCGGATCGCCGCCACCGCCCGCGACAACACCTGA
- a CDS encoding Ig-like domain repeat protein, producing MAPTFTLASASPNPAVFGQPVTLTATVIPLGLGTPTGTVTFVVTGGPTVTGTLVGGTATVTVSGISVGFHTVTATYNGSAQFSPSSGLASVTVNKASTTTTVTSSPDPSTFGQPVSITATVAPVAPGAGTPTGTVTFVIGGGGGGTLTGTLSGGTATVTTSSLSVGTHAITATYNGNAQFNPSAGTDTQTVQATLLPTTTTVTSSPDPSVFGQAVTFTATVAPVPPGSGTPTGTVTFVISGGPTLTATLSGGTASVTTSSLSVGSHTVTATYSGSGTFAGSSGTDTQTVNKASTTTTVTSAPDPSAVGQPVTFTATVAPVSPGAGTPTGTVIFVISGGPTLTGTLSGGTASVTTSALSPGTHTVTATYGGDGNFNGSSGTDTQTVGQASTTTVVSSSPDPSVVGQTVTFTATVAPVPPGAGTPTGTVTFVISGGPTLTGTLSGGTASVTTSALSAGTHTVTATYSGDANFTGSVGTDTQTVNQASTTTTVTSSPDPSVVGQPVTFTATVAPVPPGAGTPTGTVTFVISGGPTLTGTLSGGTASVTTSALSAGTHTVTATYGGDANFTGSSGTDTQTVNQASTTTTVSSSPDPSVFGEPVTFTATVAPVAPGAGTPTGTVTFVISGGPTLTGTLSGGTASVTTSALSAGTHTVTATYGGDANFTGSSGTDTQTVNQASTTTTVSSSPDPSVFGEPVTFTATVAPVAPGAGTPTGTVTFVISGGPTLTGTLSGGTASVTTSALSPGVHTVTATYGGDANFTGSSGTDTQTVNQASTTTTVTSSPDPSVFGEPVTFTATVAPVPPGAGTPTGTVTFVISGGPTLTGTLSGGTASVTTGALSVGTHTVTATYGGDANFTGSSGTDTQTVNQASTTTTVTSSPDPSVVGQSVTFTATVAPVSPGAGTPTGTVTFVISGGPTLTGTLSGGTASVSTSALSAGTHTVTATYGGDANFTGSSGTDTQTVNQASTMTTVTSFPDPSVTGQTVNFTAFVGPVFPGGGVPTGTVTFVITNGVTTVTLSGTLDGAGVTTVSTNGLVTAGVYTVTATYGGDANYTGSSDTDTQTVNQASTTTTVTSSPDPSVVGQPVTFTATVAPVPPGAGTPTGTVTFVISGGPTLTGTLSGGTASVTTSALSAGSHTVTATYSGDANFAGSVGTDTQTVNQASTTTTVTSSPDPSVFGEPVTFTATVAPVAPGAGTPTGTVTFVISGGPTLTGTLSGGTASVTTSALSVGSHTVTATYGGDANFTGSSGTDTQTVNQASTTTTVSSSPDPSVVGESVTFTATVAPVSPGAGTPSGTVAFVVTDGVTTVTLTGTLSGGTTSVSTSGLVTAGVYTVTATYSGDANFTGSVGTDTQTVGQASTTTTVTSSPDPSVVGQPVTFTATVAPVSPGAGTPTGTVTFVISGGPTLTGTLSGGTASVTTGALSVGSHTVTATYGGDANFTGSSGTDTQTVTQASTTTTVSSSPDPSVVGESVTFTATVAPVSPGAGTPTGTVVFVATDGVTTVTLTGTLSGGTTSVTTNGLVTAGVYTVTATYSGDANFTGSVGTDTQTVGQASTTTTVSSAPDPSVVGETVTFTATVAPVAPGAGTPTGTVNFVATDGVTTVTLTGTLSGGTTSVSTNGLVTAGTYTVTATYSGDANFTGSVGTDTQTVGQASTTTTVSSAPDPSVVGETVTFTATVAPVSPGAGTPTGTVAFVVTDGVTTVTLSGTLSGGTTSVTTNGLVTAGVYTVTATYSGDANFSSSVGTDTQTVGQASTTTAVSSSPDPSVVGETVTFTATVAPVAPGAGTPTGTVNFVVTDGVTTVTLTGTLTGGTTSVSTNGLVTAGTYSVTATYSGDANFNGSVGTDTQTVGQASTTTTVSSSPDPSVVGEPVTFTATVAPVAPGAGTPTGTVSFVVTDGVTTVTLSGTLSGGTTSVTTSGLVTAGVYTVTATYSGDANFTASTGTDTHTVGQASTTTAVSSSPDPSVVGQTVTFTATVAPVAPGTGTPTGTVTFVITGGPTLTGTLSGGTTSVTTNALNAGTFPVTATYSGDTNFAASSGTDTQTVNQASTTTTVASSPDPSVFGQAVTFTATVAPVPPGAGTVTGSVVFVIDGGGGGTLTGTVSGGVATVTTSTLDAGVHNVTATYSGDANFSGSSGTDTQTVNQAATTTTATSFPDPSNSGDTVAILAFVSAVAPGSGVPTGTVTFTVTDGVTTITLTGTLDGSGVAAVSTPLTTGVYLITAVYAGDTNFTGSSDTDTQTVL from the coding sequence ATGGCACCCACCTTCACCTTGGCATCCGCATCACCAAATCCGGCAGTCTTCGGGCAGCCGGTCACCCTGACCGCCACTGTCATCCCGCTAGGGCTCGGGACACCCACCGGCACGGTCACCTTCGTCGTCACCGGCGGGCCCACCGTGACGGGCACACTCGTGGGTGGCACCGCGACCGTCACCGTCAGCGGAATCAGCGTCGGCTTTCATACCGTCACTGCGACGTACAACGGCAGCGCGCAGTTCTCGCCGTCCAGCGGCCTGGCCTCCGTAACGGTGAACAAGGCGTCGACGACCACGACCGTCACCTCGTCCCCCGACCCGTCGACCTTCGGGCAGCCGGTGTCCATCACCGCCACCGTCGCGCCGGTCGCACCAGGGGCGGGCACCCCGACCGGCACGGTCACCTTCGTCATCGGCGGTGGCGGGGGCGGCACCCTGACGGGCACGCTCTCGGGTGGCACCGCGACCGTCACCACCAGCAGTCTCAGCGTCGGCACACATGCCATCACCGCGACCTACAACGGCAATGCCCAATTCAATCCGTCCGCCGGTACCGACACGCAAACGGTGCAGGCGACCCTGCTGCCGACGACCACCACGGTCACCTCGTCCCCCGACCCGTCGGTCTTCGGGCAGGCCGTGACCTTCACGGCGACCGTTGCCCCCGTCCCGCCCGGTTCGGGCACCCCGACCGGCACGGTGACCTTCGTGATCTCCGGCGGCCCCACACTGACGGCAACGCTCTCGGGCGGCACGGCGAGCGTCACCACCAGCAGCCTCAGCGTGGGCTCCCATACCGTCACGGCGACCTACAGCGGCAGCGGCACCTTCGCCGGGTCGAGCGGCACGGACACCCAGACCGTCAACAAGGCGTCCACGACGACCACGGTGACCTCGGCCCCCGACCCGTCGGCGGTCGGCCAGCCGGTGACGTTCACGGCGACGGTGGCCCCGGTCTCGCCGGGCGCGGGCACCCCGACCGGCACCGTCATCTTCGTGATCAGTGGTGGTCCGACGCTGACCGGCACCCTCTCCGGAGGCACGGCGAGCGTCACCACCAGCGCGCTGTCACCCGGTACGCACACCGTCACCGCGACCTACGGCGGCGACGGTAATTTCAACGGCTCCAGCGGTACGGACACGCAGACGGTGGGGCAGGCGTCAACGACCACGGTGGTCTCGTCCTCGCCGGACCCGTCGGTCGTCGGGCAGACGGTGACGTTCACGGCGACGGTGGCTCCGGTTCCGCCGGGTGCGGGTACGCCGACGGGCACGGTCACGTTCGTCATCAGTGGTGGTCCGACGCTGACCGGCACCCTGTCCGGGGGCACGGCGAGCGTCACCACCAGCGCCCTGTCCGCCGGTACGCACACGGTCACGGCGACGTACAGCGGTGACGCCAACTTCACCGGCTCGGTCGGTACGGACACCCAAACCGTCAACCAGGCGTCGACCACCACCACGGTCACGTCCTCGCCCGATCCGTCGGTCGTCGGACAGCCGGTGACGTTCACGGCGACGGTGGCTCCGGTTCCGCCGGGTGCGGGTACGCCGACGGGCACGGTCACCTTCGTCATCAGTGGTGGCCCGACGCTGACCGGCACCCTGTCCGGGGGCACGGCGAGCGTCACCACCAGCGCGCTGTCCGCCGGCACGCATACGGTCACGGCGACGTACGGCGGTGATGCGAACTTCACGGGTTCCAGTGGTACGGACACGCAGACGGTCAATCAGGCGTCGACGACGACCACTGTCTCGTCCTCGCCGGACCCGTCGGTTTTCGGTGAGCCGGTGACGTTCACGGCGACGGTGGCTCCGGTGGCGCCGGGTGCGGGTACGCCGACGGGCACGGTCACCTTCGTCATCAGTGGTGGCCCGACGCTGACCGGCACCCTGTCCGGGGGCACGGCGAGCGTCACCACCAGCGCGCTGTCCGCCGGCACGCATACGGTCACGGCGACGTATGGCGGTGATGCGAACTTCACGGGTTCCAGTGGTACGGACACGCAGACGGTCAATCAGGCGTCGACGACGACCACTGTCTCGTCCTCGCCGGACCCGTCGGTTTTCGGTGAGCCGGTGACGTTCACGGCGACGGTGGCTCCGGTGGCGCCGGGTGCGGGTACGCCGACGGGCACGGTCACCTTCGTCATCAGTGGTGGCCCGACGCTGACCGGCACCCTGTCCGGGGGCACGGCGAGCGTCACCACCAGCGCACTGTCACCCGGTGTGCACACCGTCACGGCGACGTATGGCGGTGACGCGAACTTCACCGGTTCCAGTGGTACGGACACGCAGACGGTCAATCAGGCGTCGACGACGACCACGGTCACGTCCTCACCGGACCCGTCGGTCTTCGGTGAGCCGGTGACGTTCACGGCGACGGTGGCTCCGGTTCCGCCGGGTGCGGGTACGCCGACGGGCACGGTCACCTTCGTCATCAGCGGTGGTCCGACCCTGACGGGCACCCTGTCCGGGGGCACGGCGAGCGTCACGACCGGTGCGCTGTCCGTGGGAACGCATACGGTCACGGCGACGTATGGCGGTGATGCGAACTTCACGGGTTCCAGTGGTACGGACACGCAGACGGTCAATCAGGCGTCGACGACGACCACGGTCACGTCCTCGCCCGATCCGTCGGTGGTCGGGCAGTCGGTGACCTTTACGGCGACGGTCGCTCCGGTCTCGCCGGGCGCGGGCACGCCGACGGGCACAGTCACTTTTGTGATCAGTGGTGGTCCGACCCTGACCGGCACCCTCTCCGGGGGCACGGCGAGCGTGAGTACCAGCGCGCTGTCCGCCGGCACGCACACCGTCACCGCGACGTACGGCGGTGACGCGAACTTCACCGGCTCCAGCGGCACGGACACCCAGACCGTCAACCAGGCGTCGACGATGACCACGGTCACGTCCTTCCCCGACCCCTCCGTGACGGGGCAGACGGTCAACTTCACCGCCTTCGTCGGGCCGGTGTTCCCCGGCGGCGGGGTGCCGACCGGAACCGTCACCTTCGTCATCACCAACGGGGTCACGACGGTGACTCTCAGCGGCACCCTCGACGGCGCCGGCGTCACCACCGTCAGCACCAACGGCCTGGTCACGGCCGGGGTCTACACCGTCACCGCGACCTATGGCGGGGACGCGAACTACACCGGCTCCAGTGACACCGACACCCAGACGGTCAACCAGGCGTCGACCACCACCACGGTGACCTCGTCGCCGGACCCGTCGGTCGTCGGGCAGCCGGTGACGTTCACGGCGACGGTGGCTCCGGTTCCGCCGGGCGCGGGGACGCCGACGGGCACGGTCACGTTCGTCATCAGTGGTGGCCCGACGCTGACCGGGACGTTGTCCGGCGGCACGGCGAGCGTCACCACCAGCGCCCTGAGCGCCGGCAGCCACACGGTCACCGCGACCTACAGCGGCGACGCCAACTTCGCCGGTTCGGTCGGTACGGACACCCAGACCGTCAACCAGGCGTCGACGACCACCACGGTGACCTCGTCGCCGGACCCGTCGGTCTTCGGTGAGCCGGTGACCTTTACGGCGACGGTGGCTCCGGTGGCGCCCGGTGCGGGTACGCCGACGGGCACGGTCACGTTCGTGATCAGTGGCGGCCCGACGCTGACCGGCACCCTCTCCGGAGGCACGGCGAGCGTCACGACGAGCGCGCTGAGCGTCGGCTCGCATACGGTCACGGCGACGTATGGCGGTGACGCCAACTTCACCGGCTCCAGTGGCACGGACACCCAGACGGTCAACCAGGCGTCGACGACCACTACGGTCTCGTCGTCCCCGGATCCGTCGGTGGTCGGTGAGTCGGTGACCTTCACGGCCACTGTGGCTCCGGTGTCGCCGGGTGCGGGTACGCCGTCGGGCACCGTGGCGTTCGTGGTCACCGACGGGGTCACCACGGTGACGCTCACCGGGACCCTGAGCGGCGGTACGACCAGCGTCAGCACCAGCGGTCTGGTGACCGCTGGCGTGTACACGGTTACGGCGACCTACAGCGGTGACGCCAACTTCACCGGCTCGGTCGGTACGGACACGCAGACGGTCGGCCAGGCGTCGACCACGACCACGGTGACGTCGTCGCCGGATCCGTCGGTCGTCGGGCAGCCGGTGACGTTCACGGCGACGGTGGCCCCGGTGTCGCCGGGTGCGGGTACGCCGACGGGCACGGTCACGTTTGTCATCAGTGGTGGCCCGACGCTGACCGGGACGTTGTCCGGGGGGACGGCGAGTGTCACGACGGGTGCGTTGAGCGTTGGTTCGCATACGGTCACGGCGACGTATGGCGGTGACGCCAACTTCACCGGCTCCAGTGGCACGGACACCCAGACGGTCACCCAGGCGTCGACGACCACTACGGTCTCGTCGTCCCCGGACCCGTCCGTGGTGGGTGAGTCGGTGACGTTCACGGCGACGGTTGCTCCGGTCTCGCCGGGTGCGGGTACGCCGACGGGCACGGTGGTGTTCGTGGCGACGGACGGGGTCACCACGGTGACGCTGACCGGCACGCTCAGCGGCGGCACGACCAGCGTGACCACCAACGGGCTGGTGACCGCGGGCGTGTACACGGTCACGGCGACGTACAGCGGTGACGCCAACTTCACGGGTTCGGTCGGTACGGACACGCAGACGGTCGGTCAGGCGTCGACGACGACCACGGTCTCCTCGGCTCCGGACCCGTCCGTGGTCGGAGAAACGGTGACCTTCACGGCCACCGTGGCTCCCGTGGCGCCCGGTGCGGGTACGCCGACCGGCACGGTGAACTTCGTGGCGACGGACGGGGTCACCACGGTGACGCTGACCGGCACCCTCAGCGGTGGCACCACCAGCGTCAGCACCAACGGCCTGGTGACCGCGGGGACGTACACCGTCACGGCGACCTACAGCGGCGACGCCAACTTCACGGGCTCCGTCGGCACGGACACCCAGACGGTCGGCCAGGCGTCGACGACCACCACGGTCTCCTCGGCTCCGGACCCGTCCGTGGTCGGGGAAACGGTGACCTTCACGGCCACCGTGGCGCCGGTCTCGCCGGGGGCCGGCACACCAACCGGCACCGTGGCGTTCGTGGTCACCGACGGGGTCACCACGGTGACGCTCAGCGGGACCCTGAGCGGCGGTACGACCAGCGTGACCACCAACGGCCTGGTGACCGCGGGCGTGTACACGGTCACGGCGACGTACAGCGGTGACGCCAACTTCAGCAGCTCGGTCGGTACGGACACCCAGACGGTCGGCCAGGCGTCGACCACGACCGCGGTCTCGTCCTCCCCGGACCCGTCCGTGGTCGGTGAGACCGTGACCTTCACGGCCACCGTCGCACCGGTCGCGCCAGGGGCCGGTACGCCGACCGGCACGGTGAACTTCGTGGTCACCGACGGGGTCACCACGGTGACGCTCACCGGCACGCTCACCGGCGGCACCACCAGCGTCAGCACCAACGGCCTGGTGACCGCGGGCACTTACTCCGTCACGGCGACGTACAGCGGTGACGCCAACTTCAACGGCTCGGTGGGTACGGACACCCAGACGGTCGGCCAGGCGTCGACCACGACCACGGTCTCGTCGTCTCCGGACCCGTCGGTCGTCGGTGAGCCGGTGACCTTCACGGCCACCGTGGCTCCGGTCGCGCCGGGTGCCGGTACGCCGACGGGCACGGTGAGCTTCGTGGTCACCGACGGGGTCACCACGGTGACGCTGTCCGGCACCCTCAGCGGCGGGACGACCAGCGTGACCACCAGCGGTCTGGTGACCGCGGGCGTGTACACGGTCACGGCGACCTACAGCGGTGACGCCAACTTCACGGCCTCCACCGGCACCGACACCCACACGGTCGGCCAGGCGTCGACGACCACCGCGGTCTCGTCGTCCCCGGACCCGTCCGTGGTCGGTCAGACCGTGACCTTCACGGCCACCGTCGCACCGGTCGCGCCGGGAACGGGCACGCCGACGGGCACGGTCACCTTCGTCATCACCGGCGGCCCGACGCTGACCGGCACCCTCTCCGGGGGGACGACCAGCGTCACGACCAACGCGCTGAACGCGGGAACCTTCCCCGTCACCGCGACCTACAGCGGCGACACCAACTTCGCGGCCTCCAGCGGCACCGACACCCAGACGGTGAATCAGGCGTCGACGACCACCACCGTCGCCTCCTCCCCCGACCCGTCGGTCTTCGGGCAGGCGGTGACCTTCACCGCCACGGTGGCGCCGGTCCCGCCCGGTGCCGGCACGGTGACCGGCTCGGTCGTCTTCGTCATCGACGGCGGTGGGGGCGGCACGCTGACCGGCACCGTCTCCGGCGGTGTCGCCACCGTCACCACCAGCACACTCGACGCCGGTGTCCACAACGTCACGGCGACCTACAGCGGTGACGCCAACTTCTCCGGCTCCAGCGGCACCGACACCCAGACCGTCAACCAGGCAGCAACGACCACCACGGCCACCTCGTTCCCCGACCCGTCCAACTCCGGTGACACGGTCGCGATCCTCGCGTTCGTCTCGGCGGTGGCGCCGGGCAGCGGCGTCCCGACCGGGACGGTCACCTTCACCGTCACCGACGGTGTGACCACCATCACCCTCACCGGCACGCTCGACGGCTCCGGTGTCGCCGCGGTCAGCACCCCGCTGACCACCGGCGTCTACCTCATCACGGCGGTCTACGCCGGTGACACCAACTTCACCGGCTCCAGCGACACCGACACCCAGACCGTCCTGTAA
- a CDS encoding NAD(P)/FAD-dependent oxidoreductase, with amino-acid sequence MHVIIIGAGTGGLALAHGLKRAGISCAVHERDRTRGSGLQGYRVGIDPDGSRALSRLLPPALFDTFVATCARSGDRFTMFTEKYKEVLSLTGFAEPGADGAGAERSVSRMTLRQVLLTGLEELVHFDKVFTRYDRNPDGTVTAHFEDGSSATGDVLVAADGSHSRVRRQYLPHAPLEDSGLIGITGKVPLTDATRTLLTPQVIDGVNMFLAPGGYSLVVHVMQFPWDERGRPRQGIGASDATLLDAWPGLQFDNTRDYIMLGFGGAARNLPAGVLRMNGRQLHDLTVELTRNWDARLRTLAELADPSTCFPLNIRTSAPIEQWPTSNVTLIGDAIHTMTPGRGVGANTALRDAELLCTKLVSVRDREVPLIAAIRDYETQMIDYGFEAVRKSLAQMRGSDPVHRPVIGRAVLAGMRTGMRVVNHLPPLKRRMAAAAQQYRGHDRDA; translated from the coding sequence ATGCACGTGATCATCATTGGCGCCGGCACCGGCGGACTGGCCTTGGCGCACGGCCTGAAGCGGGCCGGTATCAGCTGCGCCGTCCACGAGCGCGACCGCACACGCGGCAGCGGGCTCCAGGGCTACCGGGTGGGCATCGACCCCGACGGCAGCCGGGCGCTCAGCCGTCTGCTGCCCCCCGCGCTCTTCGACACCTTCGTGGCGACCTGCGCGCGCAGCGGCGACCGCTTCACCATGTTCACCGAGAAGTACAAGGAAGTCCTCTCGCTGACCGGGTTCGCCGAGCCGGGCGCGGACGGGGCGGGTGCCGAGCGTTCCGTTTCCCGGATGACGCTGCGCCAGGTCCTGCTGACCGGGCTGGAGGAGCTGGTCCATTTCGACAAGGTCTTCACCCGCTACGACCGGAACCCCGACGGCACGGTCACCGCGCACTTCGAGGACGGCTCCTCGGCCACCGGAGACGTGCTGGTGGCCGCCGACGGGTCCCACTCCCGGGTCCGCCGCCAGTACTTACCGCATGCCCCCTTGGAGGACAGCGGCCTGATCGGGATCACCGGCAAGGTGCCGCTCACCGACGCGACCCGCACGCTGCTGACCCCGCAGGTCATCGACGGCGTCAACATGTTCCTGGCCCCCGGCGGATACTCGCTGGTCGTCCACGTCATGCAGTTCCCGTGGGACGAGCGGGGCCGGCCCCGCCAGGGCATCGGCGCGAGTGACGCCACACTGCTCGACGCCTGGCCAGGCCTGCAGTTCGACAACACCCGCGACTACATCATGCTGGGGTTCGGCGGCGCGGCCCGGAACCTGCCCGCCGGCGTCCTCCGGATGAACGGCCGGCAGCTGCACGACCTGACCGTCGAACTCACCCGCAACTGGGACGCCCGGCTGCGCACACTGGCGGAGCTGGCCGACCCGTCCACCTGTTTCCCCCTCAACATCCGCACCTCTGCCCCGATCGAGCAGTGGCCCACCAGCAACGTCACCCTGATCGGCGATGCCATCCACACCATGACGCCGGGCCGCGGGGTGGGAGCGAACACCGCGCTGCGCGATGCCGAGCTGCTGTGCACCAAGCTGGTCTCGGTCCGCGACCGCGAAGTGCCGCTGATAGCGGCGATCCGCGACTACGAGACGCAGATGATCGACTACGGCTTCGAGGCGGTCAGGAAGTCCCTGGCGCAGATGCGGGGAAGCGATCCGGTCCACAGGCCGGTCATCGGCCGCGCGGTGCTGGCCGGGATGCGTACCGGGATGCGGGTGGTCAACCATCTGCCCCCGCTCAAGCGCAGGATGGCCGCCGCCGCACAGCAGTACCGCGGCCATGACCGCGACGCATAG
- a CDS encoding glutathionylspermidine synthase family protein yields MERHTIEPRPGWQQTVEAQGLIYPLTRYPDDSLRPYWDESAYYSFTLPEVEALEAVVEELHGMCLAAAAHLVEHDRLADLGIEDPRLARLVAESWRRREELPSLYGRFDLHYDGSGPAKMLEYNADTPTSLVEAAGPQWFWMEERFPGADQWNSLHERLVAAWKQQAPLLPPGAPVHFAHSAGDELGEDLMTVAYLEETAQQAGLETVAVSMEDIGWDRLSGRFVDQRLRFMRACFKLYPWEWLATDDFGPFVLDTLDNGGGTGSTLWIEPAWKMLLSNKALLAILWELYPGHPNLLPAYLDGPRELAHTRGYVAKPLLGREGAGVTLHEPGAEPVLRGPEDPCCYQELAPLPDFDGNRVVLGAWVVEDESAGLGIRESAGPVTDEYARFLPHVIR; encoded by the coding sequence ATGGAACGCCACACCATCGAACCCCGCCCCGGTTGGCAGCAGACCGTTGAGGCGCAGGGCCTGATCTACCCCCTGACCCGCTACCCGGACGACTCGCTGCGCCCGTACTGGGACGAGAGCGCCTACTACTCCTTCACCCTCCCCGAGGTCGAGGCCCTGGAGGCGGTCGTCGAGGAACTGCACGGCATGTGCCTGGCCGCGGCCGCGCACCTCGTCGAGCACGACCGCCTCGCCGACCTCGGCATCGAGGACCCCCGGCTGGCGCGCCTGGTCGCCGAGTCCTGGCGCCGGCGCGAGGAACTTCCGTCCCTCTACGGGCGGTTCGACCTGCACTACGACGGCAGCGGCCCGGCCAAGATGCTGGAGTACAACGCCGATACGCCGACCTCACTGGTCGAGGCGGCCGGCCCGCAGTGGTTCTGGATGGAGGAGCGCTTCCCCGGCGCCGACCAGTGGAATTCGCTGCACGAGCGGCTGGTGGCGGCCTGGAAGCAGCAGGCCCCGCTGCTGCCGCCGGGTGCGCCGGTGCACTTCGCGCACTCGGCGGGTGACGAGCTGGGCGAGGATCTGATGACCGTCGCCTACCTGGAGGAGACGGCCCAGCAGGCGGGCCTGGAGACGGTCGCCGTCTCGATGGAGGACATCGGCTGGGACCGGCTCTCGGGCCGCTTCGTCGACCAGCGGCTGCGCTTCATGCGGGCCTGCTTCAAGCTCTACCCGTGGGAGTGGCTGGCCACCGACGACTTCGGCCCGTTCGTCCTGGACACCCTCGACAACGGCGGTGGTACGGGCTCCACGCTCTGGATCGAGCCCGCCTGGAAGATGCTGCTCTCCAACAAGGCGCTGCTGGCGATCCTGTGGGAGCTGTACCCGGGGCATCCGAACCTGCTGCCCGCCTACCTCGACGGGCCGCGCGAGCTGGCGCACACCCGTGGCTACGTCGCCAAGCCGCTGCTCGGCCGGGAAGGCGCCGGTGTCACCCTGCACGAGCCGGGCGCCGAACCCGTACTGCGAGGACCCGAAGACCCCTGCTGCTACCAGGAGTTGGCGCCGCTGCCGGACTTCGACGGCAATCGGGTCGTCCTCGGCGCCTGGGTCGTCGAGGACGAGTCGGCGGGCCTCGGCATCCGGGAGTCGGCGGGGCCGGTCACCGACGAGTACGCCCGCTTCCTGCCGCATGTGATCCGCTGA